The following are encoded in a window of Mycobacterium decipiens genomic DNA:
- a CDS encoding GtrA family protein, whose product MTVDAFAGDGKEIRPPAGMTGVPGPLFRLIRDQRIAFLIVGGMNTGIGGVWFVLFLWLFPPGPVGYLGALVCAHIGAVLCAFVLYRRFVFRVRGHVLRDLARFELVNLSTLAFNFAMLPALVEVFGWPVLVSQVAIAGMTVVYSWFAHRGFSFHRSPAELGLIEHRQAVL is encoded by the coding sequence GTGACTGTTGACGCGTTTGCGGGTGACGGCAAGGAGATTCGTCCACCAGCGGGGATGACCGGGGTACCTGGTCCGCTGTTTCGTTTGATCCGGGATCAGCGGATCGCCTTTCTCATTGTCGGTGGCATGAACACCGGAATCGGAGGGGTTTGGTTCGTACTGTTCCTGTGGCTGTTTCCCCCGGGACCTGTCGGATATCTGGGTGCGTTGGTCTGCGCGCATATCGGTGCGGTGCTGTGCGCGTTCGTCCTCTACCGTAGGTTTGTGTTTCGAGTAAGGGGTCATGTGTTGCGGGATTTGGCCCGATTCGAGCTGGTCAATCTCTCAACTCTGGCTTTCAATTTCGCCATGCTGCCGGCTTTGGTGGAAGTGTTCGGCTGGCCGGTGCTGGTGTCACAGGTCGCCATCGCCGGCATGACGGTGGTGTACAGCTGGTTTGCGCACCGGGGCTTCTCGTTTCACCGCAGCCCCGCTGAGCTCGGCCTAATTGAGCATCGGCAAGCCGTGCTGTGA
- a CDS encoding glycosyltransferase: protein MRITGDADLRQLYRNRFGHHRESRSAIWRVLVDDFFQAWIKRSDTVVDLGCGYGEFLNHVRAAHRIGVDLNPDSANMLEPEVEFHQGRADDLGFLEDESVDVVFSSNLLEHLQSKAEVERTIAEVRRVLKPGGHFIALGPNIRFLSGDYWDFWDHAVPISDRSLAELLGIHHFEIVATYDRFLPYTTYSPLPKAPILVRLFLRSRLAWRVLGRQFLVRARKSRSEADFQRVVSVVVPVYNEGENIQVCVRRLAEALADTPHELLVCYDFDADTTLPALAAMPDRPSTVRLVRNALGKGVANALIAGFAAARGDVVVTSMADLSDPPSVIPLMAAKIREEGADIVSGSRYMPGGSQTGGPRLKTLMSRTAGLSLHYLGRLPTHDATTNFRAYSRRFLDDVAVQSVRGFEVGLELTTKAHLLGYRVDEVPSSWTDRTAGTSKFDLVGWLPAYLHWYGLAMRRPMLLWAGGGVAVLLATRLMRRCRFGTRGAAGRERLCH from the coding sequence GTGCGCATCACGGGTGACGCGGATCTTCGGCAGCTTTACCGCAATCGCTTCGGCCACCACCGCGAGTCGAGATCCGCCATCTGGCGTGTACTTGTCGACGACTTCTTTCAGGCGTGGATCAAGCGCAGCGATACCGTGGTGGACTTGGGATGCGGCTACGGCGAATTCCTGAACCACGTGAGGGCCGCGCACCGAATCGGTGTGGATCTCAACCCGGACAGTGCCAACATGCTCGAACCCGAAGTGGAGTTCCACCAGGGTCGAGCCGACGACCTCGGCTTTCTCGAAGATGAGTCGGTCGATGTCGTCTTCAGCAGCAATTTGTTGGAGCATCTGCAAAGCAAGGCCGAAGTGGAGCGCACGATCGCCGAGGTTCGACGGGTGCTCAAGCCCGGCGGGCACTTCATCGCCCTGGGACCGAACATTCGCTTTCTCTCCGGTGACTATTGGGACTTCTGGGACCACGCGGTGCCGATCAGCGATCGTTCACTGGCCGAGCTGCTGGGCATCCACCACTTCGAAATCGTGGCGACCTACGATCGTTTTCTGCCGTACACGACGTATTCTCCACTGCCGAAGGCGCCGATCCTGGTGCGGCTGTTTCTGCGATCCAGACTGGCGTGGCGGGTCTTGGGAAGGCAGTTCCTGGTCCGGGCGCGTAAGTCGCGATCGGAGGCAGACTTTCAGCGCGTGGTCAGTGTCGTCGTCCCGGTGTATAACGAGGGCGAAAATATTCAGGTCTGCGTCAGAAGGCTCGCTGAGGCATTAGCGGATACCCCACACGAGCTACTCGTCTGCTACGACTTCGACGCGGACACCACGCTGCCGGCACTCGCCGCCATGCCCGACCGCCCCTCCACTGTGCGACTGGTCCGAAACGCGCTCGGCAAGGGTGTGGCCAACGCGCTGATCGCCGGCTTCGCGGCAGCTCGTGGCGACGTGGTCGTCACCAGCATGGCGGACCTGTCCGACCCACCGTCGGTAATTCCGTTGATGGCGGCCAAGATCCGCGAAGAGGGGGCCGACATCGTCAGCGGGTCACGCTATATGCCAGGCGGTTCACAGACTGGTGGGCCACGGTTGAAGACCCTCATGTCGCGGACGGCCGGGCTGAGTTTGCATTATCTGGGTCGCCTGCCGACCCATGATGCCACCACGAACTTCCGTGCTTACAGCCGCCGGTTCCTCGACGATGTTGCAGTGCAGAGTGTGCGCGGATTCGAGGTGGGGCTGGAGCTCACGACGAAAGCGCATCTGCTTGGCTATCGGGTCGATGAGGTCCCCAGCAGCTGGACAGACCGAACCGCCGGCACCAGCAAATTCGACTTGGTCGGCTGGCTGCCAGCATATCTGCACTGGTACGGGCTGGCCATGCGGCGGCCGATGCTGCTTTGGGCCGGCGGGGGAGTGGCAGTGCTCCTAGCCACACGGCTCATGCGCCGATGCCGTTTCGGTACACGCGGCGCAGCTGGGCGCGAAAGGCTATGTCACTAA
- a CDS encoding glycosyltransferase family 2 protein encodes MAAMGRPAISVVAPCFDEEEVLPEFLRRVGAVLDSLGGTSEIVLVDDGSRDLTWEVMSKAAAEDPRIVAVRLMRNHGHQLALTAGLSACRGERVLIIDADLQDPPELLPDMMALMDQGADVVYGQRRQREGEGVFKRATASIFYRTLSRVTDVDIPCDTGDFRLITRTVLDLLMAMPERHRFVRGMVAWIGGKQVPLVYDRKARVAGQSKYPFTKMVRFAADAVCGFSVAPLKLSMMLGWVMAAVGFFFAIYSSVGAILGHTVPGWSSLMAALGILSGMQFLMLGAIGAYLGRLYDQSKGRPLYIVRETVSSGENVVVPTMPASAAVASLTRPSD; translated from the coding sequence ATGGCTGCGATGGGTCGCCCGGCGATTTCGGTGGTGGCGCCTTGCTTTGACGAGGAGGAGGTTCTACCGGAGTTCCTGCGCCGGGTGGGGGCTGTGTTGGATTCGCTGGGGGGAACCAGCGAGATCGTCTTGGTCGACGATGGTTCGCGTGATCTGACCTGGGAGGTCATGTCCAAGGCGGCGGCAGAGGATCCGCGCATTGTCGCGGTTCGTCTGATGCGTAACCATGGTCATCAGCTGGCGCTGACGGCGGGACTGAGTGCCTGCCGCGGCGAACGCGTACTGATCATCGACGCCGATCTGCAGGATCCGCCCGAGCTCCTGCCCGACATGATGGCGTTGATGGACCAAGGTGCCGACGTCGTTTATGGCCAGCGCCGCCAACGCGAAGGCGAGGGTGTGTTCAAACGCGCCACTGCCAGCATCTTCTACCGCACCCTCAGCCGCGTTACCGATGTCGACATCCCGTGCGACACCGGTGATTTCCGTTTGATCACCCGCACCGTTCTCGACCTGCTGATGGCAATGCCCGAGCGCCACCGCTTCGTCCGCGGCATGGTCGCCTGGATCGGTGGCAAGCAGGTTCCATTGGTCTACGACCGAAAGGCCAGGGTGGCCGGGCAGAGCAAATACCCGTTCACCAAGATGGTGCGTTTTGCGGCCGACGCGGTTTGCGGCTTCTCCGTGGCGCCGCTCAAGCTGTCGATGATGCTCGGCTGGGTGATGGCGGCCGTCGGATTCTTCTTTGCCATCTACTCGAGTGTGGGCGCAATACTCGGACACACCGTCCCGGGCTGGAGTTCGCTGATGGCCGCACTCGGCATATTGAGCGGTATGCAGTTCCTGATGCTCGGAGCTATCGGGGCCTACCTCGGTCGATTGTATGACCAGAGCAAAGGTCGGCCGCTGTACATAGTCCGGGAGACCGTGAGCTCTGGTGAAAACGTCGTCGTACCCACGATGCCGGCTAGTGCGGCTGTAGCGTCGTTGACTCGCCCGTCGGATTAG
- a CDS encoding NAD-dependent epimerase/dehydratase family protein produces MKILVTGSAGFINGYVVDELLRAGHDVVGIDNYSKYGKVKKSYDDHPRYHFVEGDVKDVDLMCRLVEGCDQMVASAARIGGITYFHEYAYDLLAENERIAAAHFDAAIYAYKKGWLKKINVLSSSMVFENASVFPTPEKHIAECPPPTSTYGFQKLACEYFAHGAYEQYGLPYTIIRPFNCVGTGEQRALGGREIPSGNVKLAMSHVVPDLIQKVAKGQDPLHILGDGTQVRHYTYGGDLARGIRTCMEHPAALNGDFNLSTPEATTVVELADVIWRKMRPDTPFRYESDPPFEHDVQLRSPDVHKAYEVLGFSATTTLDTMLDEVIPWVVNAVEAGTI; encoded by the coding sequence GTGAAGATTCTGGTAACCGGCAGCGCGGGGTTCATCAACGGCTACGTCGTCGACGAGCTGCTGCGGGCCGGCCACGATGTCGTGGGTATCGACAACTACTCAAAGTACGGCAAGGTCAAGAAAAGCTACGACGACCACCCTCGTTATCACTTCGTCGAGGGCGACGTCAAAGATGTCGATCTGATGTGCCGGCTGGTCGAGGGTTGCGATCAGATGGTGGCCAGCGCCGCCCGCATCGGCGGCATCACCTACTTCCACGAGTACGCCTATGACCTGCTTGCCGAGAACGAACGGATCGCGGCCGCCCACTTTGATGCTGCTATATACGCATACAAGAAGGGGTGGCTCAAGAAGATCAACGTACTCAGTTCGTCGATGGTGTTCGAGAACGCCTCAGTCTTCCCGACGCCGGAGAAACACATCGCCGAATGCCCACCTCCGACAAGCACTTACGGATTCCAGAAGCTAGCCTGCGAGTACTTCGCCCATGGCGCATACGAGCAGTACGGTCTCCCGTATACGATCATCCGCCCCTTCAACTGTGTGGGCACCGGAGAGCAGCGGGCGCTGGGTGGGCGCGAAATTCCAAGCGGCAATGTCAAACTCGCGATGAGTCACGTCGTGCCGGATTTGATCCAGAAAGTGGCGAAGGGCCAGGATCCGTTGCACATCCTTGGGGATGGCACGCAGGTGCGCCACTATACGTACGGCGGCGACCTTGCACGCGGCATTCGCACGTGCATGGAGCACCCGGCGGCGTTGAACGGGGATTTCAACCTGTCCACGCCCGAGGCCACGACCGTTGTCGAACTCGCCGACGTGATCTGGCGCAAGATGCGCCCAGACACACCATTTCGTTACGAAAGCGATCCGCCGTTCGAGCATGACGTCCAGCTGCGCTCCCCGGACGTCCACAAGGCCTATGAGGTGCTTGGCTTCTCGGCGACGACCACGCTGGATACCATGCTGGATGAGGTCATACCCTGGGTTGTGAACGCCGTCGAGGCCGGGACCATTTGA
- the rfbG gene encoding CDP-glucose 4,6-dehydratase: MHYLVTGHTGFKGPWLALLLLSRGHQVSGLALDPHEGSLFERTGLADQLVFDFRVDIRDAAATMAAVKTAAPDVVVHMAAQSLVRESYRNPRYTYETNTIGTLNLLESVAATASVRAHVVVTTDKVYRNINQEAGYVETDPLGGDDPYSASKAMADLLTQSWVRSFPGAPTAIARAGNVIGGGDISRERLLPDLVAAYARGQAPLLRFPRAVRPWQHVLDCLNGYLTLIDALLAGFGLGQWNFGPGHDSFVDVGQVAMLAAELWGGGANWDLDEGNNPHEASLLALDSTKAQYELGWRNRLNFRDALAWTIDWERRVRAGTDALTMTRQQIAAFERLQ, from the coding sequence GTGCATTACCTGGTTACCGGGCACACTGGGTTTAAGGGGCCCTGGCTTGCGCTGCTGCTGCTAAGCCGCGGACATCAGGTGTCAGGCCTGGCCCTCGACCCACATGAGGGCAGTCTGTTCGAGCGGACGGGGCTCGCCGACCAGCTTGTCTTTGACTTCCGGGTGGACATCCGCGACGCGGCGGCCACCATGGCAGCGGTGAAGACGGCTGCCCCGGACGTCGTAGTGCACATGGCCGCCCAGTCGCTGGTTCGCGAGTCGTATCGCAACCCGCGGTACACCTACGAGACCAACACCATCGGCACGCTCAACCTGCTGGAATCCGTCGCCGCCACCGCGTCGGTGCGTGCACACGTCGTCGTGACCACCGACAAGGTGTATCGCAACATCAACCAGGAGGCCGGCTACGTCGAAACCGACCCCCTCGGTGGCGACGATCCCTATAGCGCGTCAAAGGCGATGGCCGACCTGCTGACCCAGTCGTGGGTTCGCAGCTTTCCCGGCGCTCCCACCGCGATTGCCCGCGCCGGCAACGTCATCGGCGGCGGCGACATCAGCCGGGAGCGGCTGCTGCCGGACCTGGTGGCCGCCTACGCGCGCGGCCAGGCGCCGCTGTTACGGTTCCCGCGCGCAGTACGGCCATGGCAGCACGTACTGGACTGCCTCAACGGTTACCTCACCCTCATCGACGCGCTACTGGCCGGATTCGGTCTGGGCCAGTGGAACTTCGGGCCGGGCCACGACAGCTTCGTCGACGTTGGCCAGGTGGCCATGCTGGCTGCCGAGCTGTGGGGCGGCGGCGCGAATTGGGACCTCGATGAGGGCAACAATCCACACGAGGCCAGCCTGCTGGCCCTCGACTCCACTAAGGCGCAATACGAACTGGGCTGGCGCAATCGGCTCAACTTCCGCGATGCCCTGGCTTGGACGATCGACTGGGAGCGGCGCGTACGCGCCGGCACTGACGCCCTTACCATGACCCGCCAGCAGATCGCCGCATTCGAAAGACTCCAATGA
- a CDS encoding TylF/MycF/NovP-related O-methyltransferase → MRSFIQNLPHPIANTLFMARRLRTSFYEDGLFTTTNADFRKTEQFKRVYAAAKATGSFGRWNVRWRIHVLCWAANHASALAGDFVECGVDHGGTAMAVITHTDFGRLRKRFWLLDTFQGLDRSQLTPEEEAHAGYLDYSDCFERVQKNFAGLDFVELVQGSVPGTLERVTSEQIAYLHLDMNCTAPEIAALEYFWPKIVPFGVVIMDDYGWPRHYQQKVGYDRFARDRGLQILRLPTGGQAILMKPPR, encoded by the coding sequence ATGCGAAGCTTTATTCAAAATCTGCCGCACCCGATAGCCAACACCCTGTTTATGGCGCGGCGATTGCGGACGAGCTTTTACGAGGACGGCCTCTTCACAACAACCAATGCGGACTTCCGCAAGACAGAACAATTCAAGCGCGTCTATGCGGCCGCGAAGGCAACCGGATCATTTGGCAGATGGAATGTGCGCTGGCGCATTCACGTGTTGTGTTGGGCCGCCAACCATGCCTCGGCACTGGCGGGTGATTTTGTCGAGTGCGGCGTCGACCACGGTGGTACCGCGATGGCGGTCATCACCCACACCGACTTCGGACGCCTCCGGAAACGTTTCTGGCTTCTTGATACGTTCCAGGGACTGGACCGCTCTCAACTCACGCCGGAGGAAGAGGCCCACGCCGGCTATCTCGACTATTCCGACTGCTTTGAGCGCGTGCAGAAGAACTTCGCCGGACTGGACTTTGTTGAGTTAGTCCAAGGTTCAGTTCCGGGTACGCTCGAAAGAGTTACAAGCGAACAGATCGCATATCTACATCTCGATATGAATTGCACCGCACCAGAAATCGCCGCGCTTGAGTATTTTTGGCCGAAGATTGTGCCGTTTGGCGTCGTTATCATGGACGATTACGGGTGGCCCCGCCATTACCAACAGAAGGTCGGCTACGATCGTTTTGCTCGCGACCGTGGGTTGCAAATACTCAGGCTGCCGACCGGGGGGCAAGCAATTCTTATGAAGCCACCCCGGTAG
- a CDS encoding nucleotide sugar dehydrogenase has protein sequence MATQLSERICIVGGAGHVGLPLALVLADIGYTVDILDTNTEALKTIMAGKMPFIENGAEDLLERLLPTGRIAATTDSWVVRNSDIVICVVGTPVDEYLTPQAHTFFRIINEISPYFHDEQTLILRSTVYPGLTQRVHDLFQERGIGVHVTFCPERIAQGHSIRELRMIPQIISGFDEDGIRVVRELFSLVTSEIIEVEPQEAELAKLFCNSYRYIQFAVANQFYLLSREAGLDFNRVHHAATYKNGRVDSLPRAGLAAGPCLLKDTMQLAAFSNNNFMLGHSAMLINEGQPQFIVNMLKRRVNLRDKTVGILGMTFKADCDDTRDSLSFKLRHLLMLEARKVMLHDPFLEGPDYFPLDTVVEGADVLVIGVPHTDYRGLRIPPGKIVEDVWGCVDVSELDDDAVNGAQLATLGMGAAAR, from the coding sequence GTGGCAACTCAACTCTCAGAGCGCATCTGCATTGTCGGCGGCGCGGGACACGTAGGGCTACCGCTGGCACTGGTGTTGGCCGACATCGGTTACACCGTCGACATCCTGGATACGAACACCGAGGCCCTGAAAACCATCATGGCCGGCAAGATGCCCTTTATCGAAAACGGAGCCGAGGATCTGCTCGAGCGGTTATTGCCCACTGGCCGTATCGCGGCGACCACCGATTCATGGGTGGTCCGGAACTCCGACATCGTGATCTGCGTCGTCGGGACGCCGGTCGACGAGTACCTGACTCCGCAGGCGCACACGTTCTTCCGCATCATCAACGAAATCAGTCCGTACTTCCACGACGAGCAGACCCTCATTCTCAGGAGCACCGTCTACCCGGGTCTCACCCAGCGCGTTCACGATCTGTTCCAGGAGCGCGGAATTGGCGTCCATGTGACGTTCTGTCCTGAGCGCATTGCGCAGGGTCATTCGATTCGCGAATTGCGGATGATCCCGCAGATCATCAGCGGATTCGACGAAGATGGGATTCGGGTGGTTCGCGAGCTTTTCTCGCTGGTGACCAGCGAGATCATTGAGGTCGAGCCACAAGAAGCCGAGCTGGCCAAGCTGTTCTGCAATAGCTACCGCTACATCCAGTTCGCCGTCGCGAACCAGTTCTACCTGCTTAGCCGTGAGGCTGGTCTCGATTTCAACCGCGTACACCATGCTGCTACGTATAAGAACGGGCGCGTCGATAGTCTGCCGAGAGCCGGGTTGGCGGCCGGCCCATGCTTGCTGAAGGACACGATGCAGCTTGCCGCGTTCAGTAACAACAACTTCATGTTGGGGCACTCGGCGATGCTGATTAACGAAGGCCAGCCGCAGTTTATCGTCAACATGCTCAAGCGCCGGGTCAATCTGCGCGACAAGACCGTTGGCATTCTGGGCATGACGTTCAAGGCCGACTGTGACGACACCCGCGACTCGCTGAGTTTCAAGCTCAGGCATCTACTGATGCTGGAGGCCCGAAAAGTGATGCTGCACGATCCCTTCCTGGAAGGCCCGGACTACTTCCCGCTCGACACGGTGGTAGAGGGGGCGGACGTCCTGGTTATCGGCGTTCCGCACACTGACTACCGAGGTCTTCGCATACCGCCAGGCAAGATAGTGGAGGATGTCTGGGGATGCGTGGACGTGAGCGAGCTTGACGACGACGCGGTAAACGGTGCCCAACTGGCGACACTAGGGATGGGGGCGGCGGCTCGGTGA